One genomic region from SAR324 cluster bacterium encodes:
- a CDS encoding substrate-binding domain-containing protein, giving the protein MKLNRMFCKLILTVASMLYLASAVFAKDLVIMTSLPSMEFPFFVHMQKQLDEEAKRIGGIKLIAADGQNKVPKQTADVESAIIQGVDGILISPIDVNAMAPALQQAIDNGIPVVTVDRYVGGVPRIYAHVGADNVKGGEAQARLIMERFPNGATIVNLQGQPGASPAIDRNRGLHNILDGNSKYKIVAEQTANWSRDQGMTVTENILTGLSSAPDVINAANDDMALGAMEAVKARGIDVQILGFDALPEAIAAVRDGSLMATVEQFPGGQSKTALNLLVNDLRSEMKAYNRVISLNPITITSNNYQSNAERISEVK; this is encoded by the coding sequence ATGAAGCTCAACCGAATGTTCTGCAAACTGATACTGACTGTGGCCTCTATGCTGTACTTGGCGAGTGCAGTATTTGCCAAGGATTTAGTGATCATGACTTCTTTGCCCAGCATGGAGTTCCCCTTCTTTGTGCACATGCAAAAGCAATTGGATGAGGAAGCTAAACGAATTGGTGGAATCAAGCTCATCGCAGCGGATGGACAGAACAAGGTGCCCAAGCAGACAGCGGATGTGGAATCAGCAATTATTCAGGGAGTGGACGGAATTCTAATCAGCCCAATTGACGTCAATGCGATGGCTCCTGCGCTGCAGCAAGCGATCGACAATGGGATTCCTGTAGTTACTGTAGACCGCTACGTTGGTGGTGTACCCAGAATCTATGCCCACGTGGGTGCAGACAACGTCAAGGGAGGTGAGGCTCAAGCTCGGCTAATCATGGAGCGCTTCCCGAATGGAGCAACCATTGTCAACTTGCAGGGACAGCCGGGAGCATCTCCAGCGATTGACCGTAACCGAGGCTTGCACAACATTCTTGATGGAAACAGCAAATACAAGATTGTTGCTGAGCAGACTGCTAATTGGTCTAGAGATCAGGGGATGACAGTTACAGAAAACATTCTGACCGGTCTAAGTAGCGCTCCGGATGTGATCAATGCTGCTAACGACGATATGGCGTTGGGTGCGATGGAAGCTGTCAAGGCACGTGGAATTGATGTTCAGATCCTTGGCTTTGATGCCCTTCCAGAAGCGATTGCTGCAGTACGTGATGGCTCCTTGATGGCCACAGTGGAGCAATTTCCTGGAGGCCAAAGCAAGACCGCTTTGAACCTACTAGTGAATGACCTGCGTAGTGAGATGAAAGCCTACAACCGGGTAATTTCTCTCAACCCTATCACCATCACCTCTAATAACTACCAAAGCAACGCTGAGAGAATTAGCGAGGTGAAGTAG
- a CDS encoding ABC transporter permease, translated as MLSNRKNLLYYVGLFSPLIFLILLILVFSLLHPRFLHPLNIFNVMRQISIGGLIALGMTFVIIVRGIDLSVGSLLALCGLVGAVVAKGGLVERFSVGANADLVNPWYWALIGSVGIGLLAGALNGLCITKLKVPAFVVTLGGLSAYRGAALIVSDGGPISGFDDAYRWIGQGKIGEVPIPVIIFLVFIILCHIVLRYTVYGRHIYSVGGNPEAARLAGINTDLIITSTYIITGFFVGLSAFILSARLNSAEAVAGMGYELTVIAAVVVGGTSLFGGTGNILGTIIGAILFGVLQNGLVLLNVSSYIQQIIIGIILILAVAFDRFSKSTRQV; from the coding sequence ATGCTCAGTAATCGAAAGAACCTTCTCTACTACGTAGGGTTGTTTTCTCCTCTCATCTTTCTGATCCTCTTGATTCTTGTATTTTCGCTTCTGCACCCCAGATTTTTGCATCCTTTGAATATTTTCAATGTGATGCGGCAGATTTCAATCGGTGGACTAATTGCTCTTGGAATGACTTTCGTGATCATTGTTCGAGGCATTGATTTGTCCGTTGGATCACTGCTTGCCTTATGCGGTTTGGTAGGAGCAGTGGTTGCCAAGGGAGGCCTGGTAGAGAGGTTCTCTGTGGGAGCTAATGCAGATCTTGTGAATCCTTGGTATTGGGCCTTGATCGGTTCTGTTGGGATTGGTCTGCTTGCTGGCGCACTGAATGGGCTGTGCATCACCAAGCTGAAAGTACCTGCCTTTGTTGTTACTCTTGGGGGGCTGTCAGCGTATCGGGGAGCCGCGTTGATTGTTTCAGATGGGGGCCCAATCAGCGGTTTTGATGATGCCTATCGCTGGATTGGTCAAGGAAAAATTGGTGAAGTACCGATTCCTGTGATCATCTTTCTAGTGTTCATCATCCTCTGCCATATCGTGTTGCGCTACACGGTTTATGGACGTCACATTTACTCAGTAGGTGGCAATCCTGAGGCTGCTCGCCTGGCAGGTATCAACACGGACCTGATCATCACCAGTACTTATATCATCACGGGCTTTTTTGTTGGACTCTCGGCCTTCATCTTGTCAGCTAGGCTTAACTCTGCGGAAGCAGTAGCTGGGATGGGCTATGAGTTGACAGTGATTGCAGCGGTAGTGGTTGGAGGGACGAGTCTGTTCGGTGGTACTGGGAATATTCTGGGAACGATCATTGGTGCCATTCTATTCGGAGTCCTGCAAAATGGTCTCGTCCTACTCAATGTCTCTTCCTACATTCAGCAAATCATCATTGGCATTATCCTGATTTTAGCAGTGGCCTTTGACCGATTCAGTAAATCAACCAGGCAGGTCTGA
- a CDS encoding ATP-binding cassette domain-containing protein, with amino-acid sequence MEQADYIVEMNNISKSFNGVQALKDVSINLKKNEVVGIVGHNGAGKSTLIKILSGAIRKDSGTILINKSPVDLAGPKVARNLGIETIYQDLALAGNLDVTANFFLGNEKSRYFFLRNSLMREEAKRVLQELKIRIESYTVPVDFLSGGQRQAIAIGRAIYNKANVLVMDEPTAALGIEETRRVGELINQLKKQDVGIFLISHDIHDVFDFCDRIAILKNGKIVEICRSTDVTKDDVISMIIKGSR; translated from the coding sequence ATGGAACAGGCAGACTACATTGTAGAGATGAACAACATCTCTAAGAGTTTCAATGGGGTTCAGGCCCTGAAAGACGTGAGTATCAATCTCAAAAAAAATGAGGTAGTTGGCATTGTTGGACACAACGGTGCTGGCAAGTCTACTCTGATCAAGATTCTCTCCGGGGCAATTAGAAAGGATTCTGGAACAATCTTGATCAACAAGTCTCCAGTTGACCTTGCAGGGCCCAAAGTAGCACGGAATCTGGGTATTGAAACGATCTACCAGGATTTGGCGCTTGCGGGGAATCTCGATGTTACGGCTAATTTTTTTCTGGGCAATGAAAAAAGTCGCTACTTCTTCTTGAGAAACAGTTTGATGCGAGAAGAAGCAAAGCGAGTGCTGCAGGAACTCAAAATCCGGATTGAGTCCTATACTGTTCCTGTAGATTTCTTATCTGGGGGACAACGTCAGGCGATTGCGATTGGTAGAGCGATTTACAATAAGGCCAATGTTTTGGTAATGGATGAACCTACGGCAGCCTTAGGGATCGAGGAGACTCGCCGAGTTGGGGAATTGATCAATCAACTGAAAAAGCAAGACGTGGGGATCTTCCTAATCAGTCATGACATTCATGATGTCTTTGATTTCTGTGATCGTATTGCAATTCTGAAAAATGGTAAAATTGTGGAAATTTGCCGTTCCACTGATGTTACTAAAGACGATGTGATCTCGATGATTATCAAGGGGTCTCGGTAG